In Zingiber officinale cultivar Zhangliang chromosome 1A, Zo_v1.1, whole genome shotgun sequence, a genomic segment contains:
- the LOC122039007 gene encoding calcium/calmodulin-regulated receptor-like kinase 1 isoform X2 has product MRGVSWGIIVGATIGLVSGALLAVAALLCVRFQKKRARLRNSSSLRAATAPMRTNGVDACAEPSDASTVGQESPVRREANARGLSFWVEESRRRNPVSFSGVLKYLYKDLQKATCNFTTLIGQGAFGPVYTAQMATGEIVAVKVLASNSKQGEREFQSEVLLLGRLHHRNLVNLVGYCAEKGQYMLVYVYMSNGSLASHLYGEKHEPLSWDSRVNIALDVARGLEYLHDGAIPPVVHRDIKSANILLDHSMVARAAMDAGGRDGWEEIADSRLHGDFDVRELNDIASLAYKCTSRISRKRPSMRDMVQSLSKIINARNSRIRRSRRSFPTAVEASIDIETSEYQSSQSEHQREESLDSLSDFPEV; this is encoded by the exons ATGAGGGGAGTATCGTGGGGGATCATCGTCGGTGCGACCATCGGGCTGGTTTCCGGGGCTCTCTTGGCCGTGGCGGCGCTCCTCTGCGTCCGGTTCCAGAAGAAGCGGGCCCGGCTTCGGAACAGCAGCTCCCTGAGGGCAGCCACCGCGCCCATGCGCACCAACGGCGTGGATGCCTGCGCGGAGCCCTCGGACGCTTCCACCGTGGGCCAGGAGTCCCCCGTCCGCCGTGAGGCCAATGCGCGTGGCTTGTCCTTTTGGGTGGAGGAGTCCCGGAGGCGAAATCCTGTGTCGTTTTCTGGCGTACTCAAATATCTTTACAA GGATCTGCAAAAGGCAACCTGTAATTTTACCACTTTGATCGGTCAAGGAGCATTTGGTCCTGTTTATACAGCACAGATGGCTACTGGGGAGATAGTTGCTGTTAAGGTTCTGGCCTCCAATTCTAAACAAGGAGAGAGAGAATTCCAAAGCGAG GTATTGCTTCTCGGAAGATTACACCACAGAAATCTTGTGAATTTGGTTGGATATTGTGCCGAAAAGGGTCAATATATGCTAGTATATGTGTACATGAGTAATGGCAGCCTTGCTTCTCATTTGTACG GTGAAAAGCATGAGCCATTGAGCTGGGATTCGAGGGTCAATATAGCTCTAGATGTTGCGAGGGGCTTGGAGTATCTTCACGATGGT GCTATTCCACCTGTGGTGCATCGTGATATAAAGTCTGCCAACATATTATTGGACCACTCTATGGTGGCTAGG GCTGCAATGGATGCTGGAGGAAGAGATGGATGGGAGGAGATTGCAGATTCAAGACTACATGGGGATTTTGATGTAAGAGAGCTCAATGATATTGCTTCTCTTGCATACAAATGCACCAGCAGAATATCAAGGAAGAGACCATCCATGAGAGACATGGTTCAATCTCTGTCGAAGATCATAAATGCCAGAAATAGTCGAATACGTCGTAGTAGAAGATCCTTCCCTACTGCAGTTGAAGCTTCGATAGATATTGAGACATCGGAGTACCAGAGTTCACAATCTGAACACCAGAGAGAGGAGTCCCTTGACAGTTTATCGGATTTCCCAGAAGTTTGA
- the LOC122039007 gene encoding calcium/calmodulin-regulated receptor-like kinase 1 isoform X1, protein MRGVSWGIIVGATIGLVSGALLAVAALLCVRFQKKRARLRNSSSLRAATAPMRTNGVDACAEPSDASTVGQESPVRREANARGLSFWVEESRRRNPVSFSGVLKYLYKDLQKATCNFTTLIGQGAFGPVYTAQMATGEIVAVKVLASNSKQGEREFQSEVLLLGRLHHRNLVNLVGYCAEKGQYMLVYVYMSNGSLASHLYGEKHEPLSWDSRVNIALDVARGLEYLHDGAIPPVVHRDIKSANILLDHSMVARVADFGLSREEIVSQHGSIIRGTFGYLDPEYVSSRSYTKKSDVYSFGVLLFELIAGRNPQQGLMEYVELAAMDAGGRDGWEEIADSRLHGDFDVRELNDIASLAYKCTSRISRKRPSMRDMVQSLSKIINARNSRIRRSRRSFPTAVEASIDIETSEYQSSQSEHQREESLDSLSDFPEV, encoded by the exons ATGAGGGGAGTATCGTGGGGGATCATCGTCGGTGCGACCATCGGGCTGGTTTCCGGGGCTCTCTTGGCCGTGGCGGCGCTCCTCTGCGTCCGGTTCCAGAAGAAGCGGGCCCGGCTTCGGAACAGCAGCTCCCTGAGGGCAGCCACCGCGCCCATGCGCACCAACGGCGTGGATGCCTGCGCGGAGCCCTCGGACGCTTCCACCGTGGGCCAGGAGTCCCCCGTCCGCCGTGAGGCCAATGCGCGTGGCTTGTCCTTTTGGGTGGAGGAGTCCCGGAGGCGAAATCCTGTGTCGTTTTCTGGCGTACTCAAATATCTTTACAA GGATCTGCAAAAGGCAACCTGTAATTTTACCACTTTGATCGGTCAAGGAGCATTTGGTCCTGTTTATACAGCACAGATGGCTACTGGGGAGATAGTTGCTGTTAAGGTTCTGGCCTCCAATTCTAAACAAGGAGAGAGAGAATTCCAAAGCGAG GTATTGCTTCTCGGAAGATTACACCACAGAAATCTTGTGAATTTGGTTGGATATTGTGCCGAAAAGGGTCAATATATGCTAGTATATGTGTACATGAGTAATGGCAGCCTTGCTTCTCATTTGTACG GTGAAAAGCATGAGCCATTGAGCTGGGATTCGAGGGTCAATATAGCTCTAGATGTTGCGAGGGGCTTGGAGTATCTTCACGATGGT GCTATTCCACCTGTGGTGCATCGTGATATAAAGTCTGCCAACATATTATTGGACCACTCTATGGTGGCTAGG GTTGCTGATTTCGGGCTGTCACGAGAAGAAATAGTCAGTCAACATGGGTCTATTATAAGGGGAACCTTTGGCTACCTTGATCCCGAGTATGTATCATCAAGGTCATATACCAAAAAAAGTGATGTTTATAGCTTTGGAGTATTGCTTTTTGAGTTAATCGCAGGCCGGAACCCACAGCAAGGTCTAATGGAGTATGTGGAACTT GCTGCAATGGATGCTGGAGGAAGAGATGGATGGGAGGAGATTGCAGATTCAAGACTACATGGGGATTTTGATGTAAGAGAGCTCAATGATATTGCTTCTCTTGCATACAAATGCACCAGCAGAATATCAAGGAAGAGACCATCCATGAGAGACATGGTTCAATCTCTGTCGAAGATCATAAATGCCAGAAATAGTCGAATACGTCGTAGTAGAAGATCCTTCCCTACTGCAGTTGAAGCTTCGATAGATATTGAGACATCGGAGTACCAGAGTTCACAATCTGAACACCAGAGAGAGGAGTCCCTTGACAGTTTATCGGATTTCCCAGAAGTTTGA